GCTTATGATATGCAAAAACATTAATATGATGGAAAAAAAGACCATTACAAAGTTAATGTCACGTACCACATTAAAGTGTTTTAAGTAATTAAGATCACCTTATTTATAAAAGTGATGTAATGAAGTGATATAATTATTTAactcataaaattaaaatcaatattaaaaaaattaaatgaaccaaacaccaTAATGTGACATTAAAGTAATGTGCATCACATCAAAAGTTTTGATAAATACAATTGATGATGAGTTTCGAATTTGTTTTAAACTATTCATGATCCCTCATAatctttactttttaatataaaaaagttgGTCTTTCCCGATGTACATTCTGACATgtaccttaaaatttttttttattcatttacatTTACCATCAATTTTCTTATtcaattttgattatatattgaaatattttctttagttgCCAGAAAAGCTTCAATAAAACTGTGTATAAATATCATTGGGAAGGAAATTTTCAGGAGAGAGAAGGCTATATTATTCTTCTAGGCAACTTGAAAACAATGTGGCTTCACTGCAATTCATATCAGCTTCAGATGAAAGTTGCAATCTTGCTTTCTTCAAATGCAAATTTAAAGAATccaacatcatatatataagcCTGCCTTCGGGATGATCTCTATGTTCAACTGTAAATATATGAGTCTTCCCTTTTACTTGAACGAGGCTTTGTCCAGGAGATTTTCTCACTTTGTTAGATTTCATCATTGTTCTCATTGCCGCAACCCCATCCCACCTTCCTTTTGATGCATATATGTTAGCCATCTCCGCATATGGAACTGCCACCTGGGGCTCCAATTCAAAGAGACGATGTGACACATATTCACCAATCTCTACATTACGGTGAACCTTGCAAGCACCAAGCAATGCACCCCATATGCCCGCATCAGGCTTGATAGGCATGAGGTAAATGAACTCCAGTGCTTCCTTTAGTTTTCCTCTTCGTCCAAGATCTACCATACAGGAATAATGGTCTACTCCAggatttatattatattttctagtcATCATACCAAAGTACTCCCACCCTTTCTCAAGCAAACCTCCATGACTAGAAGCTTGAAGAGCAGCAAGAAATGTAATGTGATTTGGTTTCAATCCCAACTCCACCATTTGAGAGAAAAGGTTCAAAGCTTCTGTAAATTCTCCATTTAAAGCACAACCTGCAATCATAGTTGTCCAAGAGACAAGACTTCTCACAGGAATGGCATAGAAGAGATCTCGAGCATCATTTATAAAACCACACTTTGCATACATGTCAATGAATGCATTGCAAATGATTAGATTATCTTTTAATCCATTTGAAATAGAATAGTTATCAATCCATTTTCCAAGCTCAAGTGCCCCTATTTGTCCACAACCTGAGATCAAAGAAAGCATGGTAACTAAATCTGGTATATCACCAGCGGCTTCCATGGCATTAAACAAGGTCAATGCCTCATTCATATCCCCTTTTTCAGCATAACCACTAATCATAACAGTCCATGAAACACAAGTTCTATCAGACATGCTGTCAAACAAAAATCTTGCAGAATCCACATCTCCACACTTGGAGTACATAGAGACAAGAGTATTGACCACACATATATAGAGATCGCAACCCAATTTGATTCCATGAGAATGAATCAGTATACCTTGAAATAGTGCCTCTGGTTGCACACATGATGAAAGTAGACTAACAACGGTGCTTAAATCAGGTCTAAATCCTTCATGCAGCATGCATTTGTAATAATTAACAGC
This genomic stretch from Quercus lobata isolate SW786 chromosome 3, ValleyOak3.0 Primary Assembly, whole genome shotgun sequence harbors:
- the LOC115981803 gene encoding pentatricopeptide repeat-containing protein At4g19191, mitochondrial-like, producing the protein MVKHPVTPFLNQFLNFSTISQWNSSIREAVNHGYAHKALTLFRQMKQNGVEPNNWTFPFLAKACTKVSNFKCSQIIHSHVMKSPFWSDVFVQTAMVDMYVKCNQLDDAYNLFVRMSMRDVASWKAILHGFAQSGFLDRVSHLLHDMRFSGIQPDSVTVMGLTRAVLHTKSLRLVKSLHSFAIQIGIDADVLVANTWIAAYAKCGDLGLAEVVFNEIDIVTRTVVSWNSMIAGCGNFANFFGAVNYYKCMLHEGFRPDLSTVVSLLSSCVQPEALFQGILIHSHGIKLGCDLYICVVNTLVSMYSKCGDVDSARFLFDSMSDRTCVSWTVMISGYAEKGDMNEALTLFNAMEAAGDIPDLVTMLSLISGCGQIGALELGKWIDNYSISNGLKDNLIICNAFIDMYAKCGFINDARDLFYAIPVRSLVSWTTMIAGCALNGEFTEALNLFSQMVELGLKPNHITFLAALQASSHGGLLEKGWEYFGMMTRKYNINPGVDHYSCMVDLGRRGKLKEALEFIYLMPIKPDAGIWGALLGACKVHRNVEIGEYVSHRLFELEPQVAVPYAEMANIYASKGRWDGVAAMRTMMKSNKVRKSPGQSLVQVKGKTHIFTVEHRDHPEGRLIYMMLDSLNLHLKKARLQLSSEADMNCSEATLFSSCLEE